The Deinococcus wulumuqiensis R12 genome has a window encoding:
- a CDS encoding IS630 family transposase (programmed frameshift), with protein MGRQKRFVVNLPEAERQKLIDMTKKGMISARVMTRARVLLLADEQLHDKVIAERLAVSKGMIGQIRRKYATDGVAAALYEKPRPKQPPKLDPKATAILIAETCSDAPEGYAKWTMQLLADRLVALGVVDSISDETVRKTLKKNALKPWQVESWCVSKVGADFVWRMEEVLDTYALPYDPEYPVVCLDEKSVQLLDHVREPLPPVPGYPARVDHEYKRCGTVNLFIEFEPLTGQRSVTVTERRTSQEYAARLQALDRRYPEAKKIRLIQDQLSTHSPAALYDTLPAEEANRLRKRFEWIYTPKHASWLNMAEMEWAALQRQCLDRRIAAKEALETEVAAWERHRNARAVKVNWEFTTQAARGKMARHYKQVE; from the exons ATGGGACGCCAAAAGCGATTCGTCGTCAACCTTCCTGAAGCTGAGCGTCAGAAGCTCATCGATATGACGAAGAAGGGAATGATCAGTGCGCGAGTCATGACTCGCGCACGTGTCCTTCTCCTGGCAGATGAACAGCTGCATGACAAGGTGATCGCTGAACGGCTGGCCGTCAGCAAAGGAATGATCGGTCAAATCCGCAGAAAATATGCGACTGACGGGGTAGCTGCTGCTCTTTACGAAAAACCGCGCCCCAAGCAGCCCCCAAAACTTGATCCGAAAGCCACGGCGATCCTGATCGCAGAAACCTGCTCGGATGCGCCAGAGGGGTACGCGAAGTGGACGATGCAGCTTCTCGCTGATCGTCTTGTCGCTTTAGGCGTCGTAGACAGTATTTCTGATGAGACCGTCCGAAAAACGCTTAAAAAAA ACGCACTCAAACCCTGGCAGGTCGAGAGCTGGTGCGTCTCCAAAGTAGGGGCAGACTTTGTCTGGCGTATGGAGGAAGTGCTGGATACGTACGCTTTGCCCTATGACCCTGAATATCCAGTGGTCTGCCTCGATGAAAAATCTGTCCAGCTTCTCGATCATGTTCGTGAGCCGCTCCCACCCGTGCCGGGATACCCGGCACGGGTCGATCACGAGTACAAGCGCTGTGGGACAGTTAATCTCTTTATCGAATTTGAGCCGCTGACGGGGCAGCGCAGTGTGACGGTGACTGAGCGGCGAACGTCACAGGAATACGCAGCTCGTTTGCAAGCATTGGATCGACGCTACCCAGAGGCGAAGAAAATCCGGCTGATCCAGGACCAGCTTTCGACCCATTCACCAGCAGCGCTCTACGACACATTGCCCGCAGAAGAAGCGAACCGCTTGAGAAAGCGGTTCGAGTGGATCTATACGCCAAAACACGCGTCCTGGCTGAATATGGCCGAGATGGAATGGGCCGCTCTGCAACGTCAGTGTCTGGATCGCCGTATAGCGGCGAAAGAAGCACTTGAGACGGAAGTTGCCGCCTGGGAGCGGCACAGAAACGCCAGGGCAGTCAAAGTGAATTGGGAATTCACGACCCAGGCAGCAAGAGGCAAAATGGCGCGTCACTACAAGCAAGTCGAATAG